In the genome of Agromyces sp. CF514, the window GACGCGGTAGCCGCCGACGCCGAGCACCACGAGGAACGACACCTGCATGGCGATGCCGGCGACGGGCACGATGAGCGCCGAGAGCTTGGCGACGTCGACGCCCATCTTCCATGCGCCCTCGGCCTCGACCTCGATGGAGCGGATCTCGCGGTCGGTCGCGCCGGCCGCCCGGATGGTGCGCACGGCGCCGATCGCACGTTCGACGGATGCCGCGACGTCGCCCACCTTCGTCTGCGCGGCCTGCGATGCGCTCCGCACGCGCTGGGAGAGCAGGGTGACGGTGACGAGCGCGATCGCGATGACGAGCACCGTGAGTCCGAGCAGCACCGGGTCGATGATGAGCATGGCGATGAGCGCGCCGATGAACGTGACCGTGCCGCCGATGGCCTCGACGAGGCCCTGCGTGAGCACCGCCCGCAGCATCGTGGTGTCGCTGCCGACTCGCGAGACGAGGTCGCCGGTGCGGCGCGTGTCGAACTCCGAGACGGGCAGGTTCAGCAGCTTCGCGACGAGGCGCTTGCGGCTGGAGAGCACGACGCCCTCGCCGGTGCGCTGCAGCAGGTAGTGCTGGTAGCCCGTGATCACGGCGTTCACGACGACGAGCGCGATGAGCGCCCAGACGATGGGGCCGATCACCTCGCCCGACTCGACGACCGTGATGACCTGGCCGACGAGCAGTGGCTGGGCGAGGCTCGCGAGCGCGGCGATGATCGAGAGCACGGCGACCCAGATGAGCACTGGCCGGTGCTCGAAGATGAACGGCAGCAATTGCTTGAACGAGGCGCGCGGGCCCTCGGTCTTGGCGGGCCTCGCGAAGGGGCTGCGGCGGGCTGGGCGGTTCTGCGTCTGGCTCATCGTCTCTTCCTGGGCGCGGCGCGCGGAGCCCGTGGTCGGTCGGCCCGCGCGGATCGCCCGAACCAGCCTACGACTCCGCACTCTGATGGTCCGCCGTATGCGCGGATCGAGCTCAGCTGCGACCGTACTTCTTGTGCACGGCCTGCTTGGACACCTCGAGTGCGAGCGCGATGAGCTGCCAGCTGGCTCCGGTCGCGCGGGCGCGGCGTACCGCGACGGTCTCGGCGCGGTCGAGCTCGCGGAGCACCTCGACGCGCGCGTGGTGCAGGTCGCGGAGCGCTCGGTAGGGGTCGTCGCCGTCGGCGGCGGCGATCGCGGTGCGGAGGGTGGTGTCGTCCATGTCGTCAACCGTAATTGACGATGCGCGCGTTCGTCAACTCTCGTTGACGCGAAGGTCGCCCGTCGCGTGCGCGCCCGGATTCCGAAGCACGGATGCCGCGGCGCGATGCCCGGCGAGCGCGGCCGCCGCGGCATCCGCACCGCGCAGCATCGCCGCGAGGAACCCGGCCGCGAACGCATCGCCCGCACCCGTGAGGTCGCGGATGCCGGTCACCGGCTCGACGTCGATCCGAGCCGCGAGGCGCCCGCCGACGATCACGTCGGTGGGCAGCGCGCCGTGCTTCACCACGACGGTCGGGGCGACGGATGCCGCGGCGGGCCCGCCGCCCGTCAGCCCGAGCAGCTCGGCCTCGCCCTCGTTGGCGAAGAGCACGTCTGGCCGGATGCCGCCGATGAGCTCGAGCGCGAAGCCGACGCCGAGCCCCTCGAGCAGGCCGGTCGACGAGGCGTCGACCGAGACGGCCCCACCGCCCGCATGCGCGAGCGCCGCGAGTCGCGCGAGCTCGCCGCGCATGGGCTCGCGCTCGAACCCGTAGGCGGGCAGGTGCAGCCAGGCGACCCCGTCGAGCCACGCGGGGTCGACGTCGGCGAGCTCGGCCGAGGCGCCGCGATCCGGGTACATCGTGCGTTCGCCGTCGACGTCGACGAGCAGGACGACCGTGCCGGTGCGGCCCGCCCGTTGCACGCGCACGTCGACCCCGCTCGCGACGAGGGCGGCCTCGAGCGCGTCGCCCGCGGCATCCGCACCGACCCTGCCGACGAACCGGGTCGGCACGAGTGCGGCCGCGAGGGCGGCGACGTTCGCCGCGCTGCCGCCGCGCGCCCGGTGCACGCGGGCTGCGGTGTCGGTCGCGTGGTGCACGGGCTCGCTCGCCCACACGACGATGTCCTCGACGAGGTCGCCCGCGACGGCGAGCACGCGGCGGTCCGATCCGGCGGCCCGCTCCGCTGCCAGATCGCGGGCCGTCACGGCCTCATCCGGCGACGGCACGTGCGATCTCCGCACCGAGCGCGACGTTGCCCCGGTACACCTCGAGGTTCACCTCGAGGCTCGCGCCCCCGGTCGCACGCTGCACGTGGTCGAGCAGGAACGGCGTCGTGTCGTGCCCCGTGATGCCCTGGGCGGATGCCGCGGCCAACCCCTCGGCGAGGGCCCGATCGTGCAGCTCGGGGTCGAGCTGCTTCGCCGCGTCCACCGGGTTGGCCACGAGCACGGCCTGCGGCAATCCGAGTTCGTCGCGTGCGAGCGCCAGGGCGGCGGCATCCGACGGGCTCTCGACGCGGTAGTCGAGCGCGAAGCCCGAGTCGGTCACGGTGAAGGCCGGGAACCGATCGGTCCGGTAGCCCACCACCGGGATGTTCAACGTCTCGAGGCGCTCGAGCGTCGCGCCGATGTCGAGGATCGACTTGACGCCCGCGCTCACGAGCGTGATGGGCGTCGTGGCGAGCGTGCCGAGGTCGGCCGACTCGTCGAACGTCTCGCTCGCGCCGCGATGCACGCCGCCGAGCCCGCCCGTCGACATCACGCGGATGCCGGCGCGGTGCGCGAGCCAGGCCGTCGCCGCGACGGTCGTGCCGGCGTCGAGCCGCTTCGCCCGGGCGATCGGCAGGTCGCGCAGGCTCGCCTTCACGACCGTCTCCGACGTGCACAACCGTTCGATCTCGGCGGGGGAGAGCCCGACCACCGGGGTGCCGTCGACCACGCCGATCGTGGCAGGCGTCACGCCGAGCTCGCGCACCTGCACCTCCGACGCGAGCCCGACCTCGAGGTTGCGCGGGCTCGGCAGCCCGTGGGTGAGGATCGTCGACTCGAGCGCGAGCACCGGCCGGCCGGCCGCGAGCGCGTCGCGGACCTCGTCGCCGATGCGGATGCCGGGGGCGGGTGCCTGCATGAGCGTCATCGTAGGGCTCGGCGTCCTGCCCGGGGCCGGACGGCCCGCCGTGCGGCGTGTTTCCGCGTGTGACGCGGCCACGCGACATCCGGAGGTCGCGAGCGTATCGTCGCCTGCACCGCATCGAACCCCGAGGAGCCCTCATGTCGCACCGCGAGCCGCACGCCGCCACCACGCCCCGCACGGGCGAGGTCTCGGTCATGCGCGGCTGCGTGCACGCCGAGGAGTGCTCGAGCGATCGCCCAGGACACGGCATCAACGCCGTGCAGGCCCGCCTCGCGGCGGCGACCGCGAGCAAGTGGGTCGACGCGATCGTGACCTCGGTCGACGCGACGACCGGGTTCGCCTGGCTCGCGACGCTCGACGGCGGCATCCGCCGCGTCTGGCATCACGAGGCGTTCGCGGGCGCGCTCGCAACCGGCGACCCGATCGCGCTGCACGGCCTGTACGGCGTGCTCGTCGCGGGCGAGCAGCGCTTCAGCGTCGCCGACGCCTGACCTCTCGCCGATTCCTGACCCCTCGCCGATTCCGCCTCGCGACACGGGCCGGGCGAACTCACGCCATCGGCATGGCCTCGCTCATCATGCCCATCATCTTCTCCATCGACATGACGACCTGATCGCAGGCCATCGCGCACATGCGGCAGTGCTCGCTCATCTCGGCGTGCATCATGCACTCGGCCGAGCAGGCGCGCGCCATCATCGCGGTCGACTGCATCATCGACATCATCACGCCCATGTCCCAGCCGTGCATGCGCAGCATCATCTTCATCATGGTGTCGCACATGTCGGCGCAGTTCGCGCACATCGACGCGCAGCGGCCCATGCCCTCGGCCGCGTCGGCATCGCCGCACATGACGCACGCCTGCATGCACGCCGAGAGGGCCTCGAGACACTCCTGCATCATCATCGGATCCATGCCCTGCATGGGCATCTCCGACGACGACATCGCGCCCTTCATCATGTCCATCGTCATGTTCATCGCTGCACGCTCGCTTCCGGGCTTCGAGCGCCGGGGGATGGCGGCGGATGACTCGGCGGCCCTGTTACGTCATGTTACGTCGGGCCGGTTCGGGCGTGAAGTCCCGTCCGTGACGTTCGTGTGAACGGTTCCTCACCTCGGCGCGGACGCACGCGCAGAGGGGCGGATGCCGCAGCATCCGCCCCTCCGTCGCGCATCACGGATGCCGCGGCATCCGTTCGCCCGAAGCGCTACGCGTCGATGTCGACGTCCTTCGTCTCCTTCGAGACGAGGAGCGCGATGAGGGTCAGCACGGCCATGACCGAGAGGTAGATGCCCACCCAGAACGGGCTGCCGTCGCCGGCCTGCCAGAGCGCCACCGCGATGAAGGGCGCGACTGCGGCGCCGAGGATCGACGACACGTTGTACGAGATGCCCGAACCCGTGTAGCGCACGTTCGTCGGGAACAGCTCGGGCAGCAGCGCGCCCATGGGCCCGAACGTGAGGCCCATGAGCGAGAAGCCCACGACCAGCCAGACCATGACGCCCGCGAAGCCCGCGTCGAGCAGCGGCACCCAGGCCAGGCCGAACACGATGATGCCGAGCGTGACCCAGATGAGCGTCTTGCGACGACCCCAGCGGTCGGCGAGCGGACCCGAGACCAGCGTGAACACGCCGAAGAAGAGCACGCCGCCGATGAGCATGAGCACGAACGTGCTGTACGAGTAGCCGAGGCCCGGGAGGGCGCCGTCGGCGGCCTCGACCGGCGCGCGGCCGTAGCTCAGCGAGAACGTCGTCATCAGGTAGAAGAGCACGTAGGTGGCGAGCATGAAGAAGGTGCCGCGGATCAGCTGCTTCCAGTAGCTCTTGAACACCGTCGCGAGCGGCAGGCGCTTCAGCTTGCCCTGCGTGGACGCCTTCGTGAAGGCCGTCGACTCGACGAGGCGCAGGCGCACCCAGAGGCCGACGGCGACCATGACCACCGAGAACAGGAACGGGATGCGCCAGCCCCAGTCGAGGAACGCCTGCGACGGCATCGACGGGTCGTCGGAGGGGAGCACGGCCGCGATGATCAGGAAGAGCCCGTTCGCGATGATGAAGCCGATCGGAGCACCCAGTTGCGGGAACGTGCCGTACCAGGCGCGCTTGCCCTTCGGGGCGTTCTCGGTCGCGACGAGCGCGGCGCCCGACCACTCGCCGCCGAGCGCGAAGCCCTGCGCGATGCGGAGGATCACGAGCAGGAGCGGAGCGAGCCAGCCGACGAGCGCATAGGTCGGCAGCACGCCGATGAGGAACGTCGCGATGCCCATGGTGAGCAGCGCGCCGACGAGCGTCGCCTTGCGTCCGTGCTTGTCGCCGAGGTGGCCGAAGACGATGGCGCCGAGCGGGCGGGCGACCATGGCCGCGCCGAACACGGCGAACGAGGCGAGCAGCGCGGTCGTCGGGTCGCCGGTCGGGAAGAAGAGGTGCGGGAACACGAGCACCGCGGCCGTGGCGTAGACGTAGAAGTCGTAGAACTCGATCGTCGTGCCGATGAGGCTCGCGAGGATGACGCGACTGCGCGGATTCGCGGGGGTGGTCGGTGCTGCGGGGGATGCGGCCGTGGCCGCGGGTGTTGCTGGCATTGCTGGCGAGACTCCAAACGATGATCGGGCGAGCCGAGCTCGCGCGATCGGTGATCGAACGCTGCGCCCCGAGGCGTGTCGGTCTGGCTGGGAACGGGGGCAGGCGGGGGAATCGTCGCTTGTGGCAACCGACCAACCCTACGTCGGGCCTGCTGCGGCGACCCCGCGAGCGCCGGCCCCCGTCGACGAGCGGCGTCGATGATGCGACGAACGGTCGGATGCCGAGGCATCCGACCGTTCGGTGGTCTGCGTGTGCGAGCTCGTGCTCGGGCGGGTCAGCGCCAGATGACGGCGAGCGCCGCGTTCAGCGCGGTCAGGATGCCGATCGCCCAGAACATCCAGCGCGGCACGGCCTCGTTTCGGCGCTGGCGGGCCGAGCCGATGCCGATGAAGGCGCCGATGATCACCAGCACGATGAGCTTCGTGCCGATCTTGGCGTAGTTGAGGTCGTACGAGATGCCCCAGGGTGCGGCGAGCGCGAGGCCCGCGACACCGGCGATGAGCAGGCCCCAGTTCATGAGGCGGGTCACGCCGTAGCGGCGGTTCACCGCCTCGACCGCCCAAGCACCGAACAGCAGTGCGAAGCCGATGAGGTGGATGAACACGACGATGTGGCGCAAGATCTCCATATCGCGAGTCTAGGTTCTACGGCTCGTCGAAGTCGACCATCGAAGGATTGAGAAACGGCCCGGGCGGCGACTCAGCCGCGAACGGCGCGCAGCGCCCGCGCGGTCGCGATGGCCGCCTCGGCCGCCTCGCGTCCCTTGTCCTCCTTCGAACCGGGCAGGCCGGCACGGTCGAGCCCCTGCTGCTCGTCGTCGAGGGTGAGCACGCCGAAGCCGACGGGCTTGCCCGTGTCGAGGGCGACGCGCGTGAGGCCGTCGGTCGCGGCCGCGGACACGTACTCGAAGTGCGGCGTGCCGCCGCGGATGATCACGCCGAGGGCGACGACCGCGTCGGCGCCGGCCTCGAGGGCCGCCTTCGACACGACGGGCAGCTCGAAGCTGCCGGGCACCCGCACGAGGGAGAACGACGCGCCGGCCGCCTCGAGGGTGCGCGTCGCGCCGGCGATGAGCGCGTCGGTGATCACGTCGTGCCAACTGCCCGCGACGATGACCACCTCGAGCCCGGTGCCGTCGACGTCGAGGGTGGGGGAGCCTGCTCCGCTCATGATGCGTGTCCTTCCAGAAGGGCCTCAGCCGCGGCATCCGCGAGCTGGGCGTCGTCGATCGCGTGGCCCATGCGGCGACGCTTGGTCTCGAGGTAGCCGGTGTTGACCGCGCCGACGCCGACGACGAGCGGCAGCCGCTCGGTCACCCGGATGCCGTGGATCTCGAGCTGGCGCACCTTCTCGGGGTTGTTCGTCAGCAGCCGCACGCGTTCGATGCCGAGGTCGGCGAGGATCGCGCTCGCGGCGCGGTAGTCCCGCGCGTCGGCCGGCAGCCCCAGCGCCACGTTCGCGTCGAGCGTGTCGAGGCCGTCCTCCTGCAGGCGGTAGGCCCGCAGCTTGTTGATGAGGCCGATGCCGCGCCCCTCGTGCCCGCGCAGGTACACGACGACGCCGCCGTCGTGCTGGATCTCCTGCAGCGCGGCGTCGAGCTGCGGCCCGCACTCGCACTTGAGCGACCCGAAGGCCTCGCCGGTCAGGCACTCGGAGTGCACGCGCACGACGGCGCCCGCGGCATCCGTCGCCGGATCGCCGGCGATGAAGGCCACGTGGTCGGCGCCGGTCTCCTGGTCGCGGTAGGCGCGCACCCGGAAGTCGCCGTGCACGGTCGGCAGGCCGGTCTCGACCTCGAAGCTCACGGGCGAGGACTCGGGCACCGAGGTGAGCACGGGGCCGCCGGCCAGGTCCTGCCCGGCGTGCCAGGTCTGCAGCCACTCGATGAGCGCGGCGACGGTCGTGACGGGCAGGCCCTCGCTCGCGCCGAACTCGATGAGGCCGGGCAGGCGCATCATGTCGCCGTCGTCGGTGACGATCTCGCCGATGACGCCGACCGGCGAGAGCCCCGCCAGGCGCATGAGGTCGACGGCGGCCTCGGTGTGCCCGGCGCGCTCGCGCACGCCGCCCTCGACGGCGCGGAGGGGGATGACGTGCCCGGGGCGCACGAGACGGTCGGGCGTGGACTCGGGGTCGGCGAGCACGCGCAGCGTGTGCGCCCGGTCGCTCGCGCTGATGCCCGTCGACGTGCGGTCGGCCGCGTCGACCGAGATCGTGTAGGCCGTGCCGCGCAGGTCCTCGTTGCGCTCGACCATGAGGGGCAGCTCGAGCCGGTCGGCGTACGAGTTCGGCATCGGCGCGCAGAGGTAGCCGCTCGTGTGCCGCACCATCCAGGCGATCCACTCGCGCGTGGCGAACTCGGCGGCCATGATGGCGTCGCCCTCGTTCTCCCGGCCCTCGTCGTCGGCGACGATCACGGGCTTGCCGGCGCGCAGCGCCTCGAGCACCTCCGGCATGGTTGCGAGGCTCATCGGGTTCCTCCGATCGTGGCGGGCGAGGGTTCGGCGACGGGCGCCACGGCCGGCGCCGCGGGCGCCGCGAGCGACGACGGCAGCGATCGGTGCGCGTCGAGGCGCAGCATCCGCTCGACGTGCCGCGCGAGGATGTCGGTCTCGATGTTCACCCGGTCGCCGACGGCGAGTGCGCCGAGCGTCGTGGCCGTGAGCGTCTCGGGGATGAGCGACACCTCGAACCACGAGCCGTCGGGCTCGTCGCCGAGCGCGCTCACGGTGAGCGAGACGCCGTCGACCGCGATCGAGCCCTTGTCGACGACGAGGGCCGCGTGCGCGGCGTCGAGCGAGAAGCGGATGACCCGCCACGCGTCGCCGGGACGGATCTCGAGCACCTGCGCGGTGCCGTCGATGTGGCCCTGCACGATGTGGCCGCCGAGGCGGTCGCCCACGAGGGCGGCACGTTCGAGGTTGACCCGGCGGCCGACCTCGAACGTGTCGAGCGTCGACATCGCGAGCGTCTGGGCCATGACGTCGGCCGTGAACGACTCGTCGTCGAACGACACGACCGTGAGGCAGACGCCCGAGACCGAGATCGAGTCGCCGTGCTTGGCGCCCGTCACGGCCAGCGGGCCGCGCACGGTGATGCGCGCGGCGTCGGCCGTGTGCTCGACGCCGGTGACGGTGCCCAGGTCTTCGATGATTCCGGTGAACATGTCAGTTCCCTTCCGTGGTGCCTGCCGAGTCGCGCGGGGCGCGGCTCGAGATCGGGTGCGCGACGAGCAGCACGTCGTCGCCGAGCCGCTCGACGGCGGCGAAGTCGTAGCGGCGGGCTTCGCCGATGGTGGTCACGCCGAGGTCGCCCAGTGCGAGGCGGCCGCCCCCGAGCAGGGCGGGGGCCAGGTAGACGAGCACCTCGTCGGCGAGGCCGGCCGCGATGAACGCGCTCGCGAGCGTGGGCCCGCCTTCGACGAACAGCGAGCGGATGCCGCGGCTCGCGAGGTCCCGGAGGTCGGCGACGAGGTCGGTGCCATCGAGCAGCACGAGCGAGGCGGCTCGGGGGTGGCGCTCGAGCGCCGCGCCGGCGGGTACCTCGCGTCGTCCGAACACCACCGGGATCGGCTGGGCGTCGAGCAGGCCGCCGTCGGCCTCGCGCGCGGTGAGGGACGGATCGTCGGCGAGCACGGTGCCCGTGCCGACGGCGATCGCGTCGGCGGACGCTCGCCGCAGGTGCACGTCGGCGCGGGCCTCGGGCCCGGTGATCCACTGGCTGGTGCCGTCGTCGGCCGCGGCGCGCCCGTCGAGGCTCGACGCCCACTTCACGATGACGCGCGGGCGGTGCGTGCGGGCGGTGAACAGCCAGTCGCCGAGGAACGACTCGGCCTCGTCGACGAGTGCAGCGTCGGCGCGCTCGACCTCGACGCCCGCGGCGCGCAGGCGTTCGGCGCCGCCCGAGGAGTGCTCGCCCGGGTCGGCGACCGCGTAGATCACGCGTGCGACGCCCGCGGCGATGAGCGCCTCGGCGCACGGGCCGGTGCGACCCGTGTGGTTGCAGGGCTCGAGGGTGACGATCGCGGTCGCGCCCGCGGCGGCGCCCGGTCGCAGCCGGCTCAGGGCGTCGACCTCGGCGTGCGCGGTGCCTGCACCGCGGTGCCAGCCCTCGGCGAGCACGGCGCCGTCGGGCGAGAGCAGGACGCAGCCGACCTGCGGGTTCACGCCTCGTTCGGGGCCGTTCGCCGCGAGTTCGAGGGCACGGCGCATGGCTCGGGTCTCGCGTGCGGAACGGCCGTCGGGCGCGTCGCCCGTGCGATCGTCGTGCGCCGCCGTCGTCATCCGTGGTCCTGTCGTCAGGCTCCGGGGGATGTTCGGCAACGCCGAGAACGCCGACGGTGCACAGCACCGCCGACACGTGCCGCCTCCCATCCGGACTTTCACCGTCGGTTCCGGAATTCCACCGGATCAACCAGGGGCGAGAGGTCGAGGACCTCGCACCCGCAGTTCGCGGACTGTCACCGCCGGCTCGGAATTACACCGACCCCGGAGCACGTTGTTCGTGTCGATTCTACTCAACGCGCCATCGGCCGACGTATTCCCCGTCGTTCGGCGCAATGCGGGCGACGGCCGCCCGCGGCATCCGCTCGCCCGGTCAGTGCTCGAGGAGCGCGCGGGCCGTGCCCTCGTCGACGATGAGGTCGGTGATCAGGTCGGCCGCGAGCGCGCCCGAGAGGCTCGCGAGCTTCGCGCGGCCCGAGACGACGCACACGCGTCTGGGGGCGCGGCGCAGCACGGAGAAGTCGGGGCCGGTCGCACGTTCGTTCAGCGCGATGCCCTCGGTGCTGCCGTCGGCCCGGTAGAAGACGGTGGCGACGTCGCCGACGGCGCCCTCGCGGCTGAGCCCGGCGTAGTCGGCCGGGTCGAGGTAGCCGCCCTGGTAGACGTGGCTCGGCACCTCGGCGAAGGGGGAGCCGACACCGAAGAGCGCGACGTCCATGCCGGCCTGCAGGTCGAGCAGGCGCTGGGTGCTGCGTTCGCGCCAGAAGGCGCGGCGGGTCTCGGGGTCGTCGAAGAACGCCGGCACCGGGAACTGCTGCACGCGCGCGCCGAACGCGTCGCCGAAGCGCCGCAGCAGCTCGCTCGCGTAGACGATGCCCG includes:
- the ribA gene encoding GTP cyclohydrolase II; this translates as MSLATMPEVLEALRAGKPVIVADDEGRENEGDAIMAAEFATREWIAWMVRHTSGYLCAPMPNSYADRLELPLMVERNEDLRGTAYTISVDAADRTSTGISASDRAHTLRVLADPESTPDRLVRPGHVIPLRAVEGGVRERAGHTEAAVDLMRLAGLSPVGVIGEIVTDDGDMMRLPGLIEFGASEGLPVTTVAALIEWLQTWHAGQDLAGGPVLTSVPESSPVSFEVETGLPTVHGDFRVRAYRDQETGADHVAFIAGDPATDAAGAVVRVHSECLTGEAFGSLKCECGPQLDAALQEIQHDGGVVVYLRGHEGRGIGLINKLRAYRLQEDGLDTLDANVALGLPADARDYRAASAILADLGIERVRLLTNNPEKVRQLEIHGIRVTERLPLVVGVGAVNTGYLETKRRRMGHAIDDAQLADAAAEALLEGHAS
- a CDS encoding pseudouridine-5'-phosphate glycosidase → MQAPAPGIRIGDEVRDALAAGRPVLALESTILTHGLPSPRNLEVGLASEVQVRELGVTPATIGVVDGTPVVGLSPAEIERLCTSETVVKASLRDLPIARAKRLDAGTTVAATAWLAHRAGIRVMSTGGLGGVHRGASETFDESADLGTLATTPITLVSAGVKSILDIGATLERLETLNIPVVGYRTDRFPAFTVTDSGFALDYRVESPSDAAALALARDELGLPQAVLVANPVDAAKQLDPELHDRALAEGLAAASAQGITGHDTTPFLLDHVQRATGGASLEVNLEVYRGNVALGAEIARAVAG
- a CDS encoding MFS transporter; protein product: MPATPAATAASPAAPTTPANPRSRVILASLIGTTIEFYDFYVYATAAVLVFPHLFFPTGDPTTALLASFAVFGAAMVARPLGAIVFGHLGDKHGRKATLVGALLTMGIATFLIGVLPTYALVGWLAPLLLVILRIAQGFALGGEWSGAALVATENAPKGKRAWYGTFPQLGAPIGFIIANGLFLIIAAVLPSDDPSMPSQAFLDWGWRIPFLFSVVMVAVGLWVRLRLVESTAFTKASTQGKLKRLPLATVFKSYWKQLIRGTFFMLATYVLFYLMTTFSLSYGRAPVEAADGALPGLGYSYSTFVLMLIGGVLFFGVFTLVSGPLADRWGRRKTLIWVTLGIIVFGLAWVPLLDAGFAGVMVWLVVGFSLMGLTFGPMGALLPELFPTNVRYTGSGISYNVSSILGAAVAPFIAVALWQAGDGSPFWVGIYLSVMAVLTLIALLVSKETKDVDIDA
- a CDS encoding riboflavin synthase, whose product is MFTGIIEDLGTVTGVEHTADAARITVRGPLAVTGAKHGDSISVSGVCLTVVSFDDESFTADVMAQTLAMSTLDTFEVGRRVNLERAALVGDRLGGHIVQGHIDGTAQVLEIRPGDAWRVIRFSLDAAHAALVVDKGSIAVDGVSLTVSALGDEPDGSWFEVSLIPETLTATTLGALAVGDRVNIETDILARHVERMLRLDAHRSLPSSLAAPAAPAVAPVAEPSPATIGGTR
- the ribH gene encoding 6,7-dimethyl-8-ribityllumazine synthase gives rise to the protein MSGAGSPTLDVDGTGLEVVIVAGSWHDVITDALIAGATRTLEAAGASFSLVRVPGSFELPVVSKAALEAGADAVVALGVIIRGGTPHFEYVSAAATDGLTRVALDTGKPVGFGVLTLDDEQQGLDRAGLPGSKEDKGREAAEAAIATARALRAVRG
- the ribD gene encoding bifunctional diaminohydroxyphosphoribosylaminopyrimidine deaminase/5-amino-6-(5-phosphoribosylamino)uracil reductase RibD gives rise to the protein MTTAAHDDRTGDAPDGRSARETRAMRRALELAANGPERGVNPQVGCVLLSPDGAVLAEGWHRGAGTAHAEVDALSRLRPGAAAGATAIVTLEPCNHTGRTGPCAEALIAAGVARVIYAVADPGEHSSGGAERLRAAGVEVERADAALVDEAESFLGDWLFTARTHRPRVIVKWASSLDGRAAADDGTSQWITGPEARADVHLRRASADAIAVGTGTVLADDPSLTAREADGGLLDAQPIPVVFGRREVPAGAALERHPRAASLVLLDGTDLVADLRDLASRGIRSLFVEGGPTLASAFIAAGLADEVLVYLAPALLGGGRLALGDLGVTTIGEARRYDFAAVERLGDDVLLVAHPISSRAPRDSAGTTEGN
- a CDS encoding sugar-binding transcriptional regulator, with product MNEKHGPDAAEGAATVSDKTREALRAAHLYYMQDLTMDAIAHELHTSRSSVSRLLSHARASGLVEISIHSPHDLPSRIEQEILARFGIVAHVVPVPDHASDVDRLDRVALSAARILGRFVDSNQVIGVAWGSTMSAMSRHLVPKSTHNTEIVQLNGAGNGRTTGIVYASELLRRFGDAFGARVQQFPVPAFFDDPETRRAFWRERSTQRLLDLQAGMDVALFGVGSPFAEVPSHVYQGGYLDPADYAGLSREGAVGDVATVFYRADGSTEGIALNERATGPDFSVLRRAPRRVCVVSGRAKLASLSGALAADLITDLIVDEGTARALLEH
- a CDS encoding Fe-S protein codes for the protein MEILRHIVVFIHLIGFALLFGAWAVEAVNRRYGVTRLMNWGLLIAGVAGLALAAPWGISYDLNYAKIGTKLIVLVIIGAFIGIGSARQRRNEAVPRWMFWAIGILTALNAALAVIWR
- a CDS encoding carbohydrate kinase family protein, with the translated sequence MTARDLAAERAAGSDRRVLAVAGDLVEDIVVWASEPVHHATDTAARVHRARGGSAANVAALAAALVPTRFVGRVGADAAGDALEAALVASGVDVRVQRAGRTGTVVLLVDVDGERTMYPDRGASAELADVDPAWLDGVAWLHLPAYGFEREPMRGELARLAALAHAGGGAVSVDASSTGLLEGLGVGFALELIGGIRPDVLFANEGEAELLGLTGGGPAAASVAPTVVVKHGALPTDVIVGGRLAARIDVEPVTGIRDLTGAGDAFAAGFLAAMLRGADAAAAALAGHRAAASVLRNPGAHATGDLRVNES